In Aegilops tauschii subsp. strangulata cultivar AL8/78 chromosome 3, Aet v6.0, whole genome shotgun sequence, one genomic interval encodes:
- the LOC109750260 gene encoding uncharacterized protein yields MPPPAAPTPPPAEPLPNSPDSTSPTEEAEADAGGTPSRAGPVGTVSWGTGTLVGVFTGLLYGGAKEANANVSKDAEVMLKMGSTTDKREQYRLMRDAMEKRFIRVAKGSLVGGARLGMFTATFFGIQNLLIENRGVHDVFNIVGAGSATAAAFGLILPGSPMWRARNVLVGSALGAGICFPLGWVQLKLAEKANLEIENSKSPSDLQGNQSRVGAAIDRLENSLRK; encoded by the exons atgcctcctcccgccgccccgacgcctccTCCCGCCGAGCCGCTGCCAAATTCGCCAGATTCTACCTCCCCCACG GAGGAGGCTGAGGCGGATGCGGGAGGCACGCCGTCGAGGGCCGGGCCGGTGGGGACAGTAAGCTGGGGAACTGGGACCCTCGTCGGCGTATTCACCGGGCTTCTCTACGGCGGGGCCAAGGAGGCCAACGCCAACGTC AGCAAAGATGCTGAAGTGATGTTGAAGATGGGAAGCACCACAGACAAGCGCGAACAATATAGGTTGATGAGAGATGCCATGGAGAAAAGGTTCATTCGGGTTGCCAAAGGCTCACTAGTTGGTGGTGCTCGCCTTGGGATGTTCACTGCAACTTTCTTTGGCATACAGAACCTTCTTATTGAGAACCGTGGGGTGCATGATGTATTCAATATTGTTGGAGCTGGCTCGGCTACCGCAGCTGCTTTTGGGCTTATAT TGCCTGGTTCACCAATGTGGCGTGCAAGGAATGTATTGGTTGGATCTGCTCTCGGTGCCGGAATTTGCTTTCCACTTG gtTGGGTACAGTTGAAGCTGGCAGAGAAGGCCAATCTTGAGATTGAAAATTCAAAATCGCCATCGGATTTACAAGGCAATCAAAGTCGTGTGGGGGCTGCTATAGACAGACTAGAGAACAGCCTGAGGAAGTAA
- the LOC109750259 gene encoding glutamate--tRNA ligase, cytoplasmic, which produces MELKLAFPQDSPPLSIISAAKIAGVLLIIDPTLASGSVPTLHFSSGDFIHGVNTILRYIARAASLSSFYGQDDIQAAHVDQWLEYAPLILSGSEFEAACLFLDGYLASRTFLVGYGLSIADIVVWSNLTGTGQRWESLRRSKKYQSLVRWFNSVAADYADALDEVTSAYVGKRGIGKSPAPSLKEKVPGLKENTSGHEIDLPGAKVGEVCVRFAPEPSGYLHIGHAKAALLNKYFAERYKGRLIVRFDDTNPSKESNEFVENVLKDIETLGVKYDVVTYTSDNFPKLMEMAESLIKQGKAYVDDTPKEQMRSERMDGVESKRRNSTVEENLSLWKEMVNGTKRGTECCVRGKLDMQDPNKSLRDPVYYRCNPDPHHRVGSKYKVYPTYDFACPFVDALEGVTHALRSSEYHDRNAQYYRILQDMGLRRVEIYEFSRLNMVYTVLSKRKLLWFVQNNMVEDWTDARFPTVQGIVRRGLKIEALIQFILEQGASKNLNLMEWDKLWTINKKIVDPVCGRHTAVLKDKRVLLTLTNGPEEPFVRILPRHKKHEGAGKKATTFANRIWLEYADASVVSVGEEVTLMDWGNAIIREIKTDDGTVTQLVGELHLEGSVKMTKLKLTWLSDIEDLVSLSLVDFDYLINKKKLEEDEDFLDNLNPCTRREALALGDPNMRNVKKGEVIQLERKGYYRCDVPFIRSSKPIMLFAIPDGRQKSTSIGA; this is translated from the exons ATGGAGCTCAAACTAGCATTCCCCCAGGACAGCCCACCACTTTCCATCATTTCGGCTGCTAAGATTGCAGGTGTTCTCCTAATCATTGATCCGACCCTTGCCTCAGGTTCAGTGCCCACACTACACTTCAGTTCTGG GGATTTTATACATGGTGTCAACACAATTCTCCGGTACATTGCACGTGCTGCATCTCTTTCCAGCTTCTATGGCCAAGACGATATTCAGGCAGCACAT GTTGACCAATGGCTCGAGTACGCACCACTCATTCTGTCAGGCTCTGAATTTGAAGCCGCTTGCTTATTTCTTGATGGATACTTGGCATCTCGAACCTTTTTGGTTGGTTACGGTCTATCAATTGCTGACATTGTTGTGTGGTCAAATCTCACAG GAACTGGTCAACGATGGGAAAGTCTAAGGAGGTCAAAAAAATACCAGAGCCTTGTCCGCTGGTTCAACAGTGTAGCTGCAGACTATGCAGACGCACTAGATGAAGTTACATCTGCTTATGTTGGAAAGCGCGGAATTGGCAAATCTCCTGCGCCAAGCTTGAAAGAAAAGGTGCCTGGTTTGAAGGAGAACACGTCAGGTCATGAAATAGATCTCCCAGGTGCTAAAGTTGGGGAGGTTTGCGTTCGTTTTGCCCCAGAGCCTAGCGGGTATCTCCACATTGGTCATGCAAAGGCTGCACTGTTGAACAAGTATTTTGCAGAAAGATATAAAGGGCGTTTAATAGTTCGATTTGATGACACAAATCCTTCTAAAGAAAGCAATGAATTTGTTGAGAATGTCCTGAAAGATATTGAGACACTTGGGGTTAAATACGATGTAGTTACATACACATCAGATAACTTTCCAAAGCTAATGGAAATGGCTGAAAGTTTGATTAAGCAGGGAAAGGCATATGTTGATGATACACCCAAGGAGCAAATGAGGAGTGAAAGGATGGATGGTGTGGAATCTAAACGTAGAAACAGTACTGTTGAGGAGAACTTGTCGCTGTGGAAAGAGATGGTTAATGGCACCAAAAGGGGTACCGAGTGCTGTGTACGCGGTAAACTTGACATGCAGGATCCAAACAAATCACTTCGAGATCCTGTTTACTATCGTTGTAACCCTGATCCCCATCATCGCGTTGGCTCAAAATACAAGGTCTATCCAACTTATGACTTCGCTTGCCCATTTGTTGATGCACTAGAAGGAGTGACTCATGCTCTTCGTTCAAGCGAATACCATGATCGGAATGCACAGTACTATCGTATCCTTCAAGACATGGGCCTGCGGAGGGTAGAAATCTATGAGTTCAGCAGGCTGAATATGGTTTATACCGTTCTTAGCAAGCGCAAGCTTCTGTGGTTCGTCCAAAACAATATGGTGGAGGACTGGACTGACGCACGCTTTCCCACTGTACAAGGCATTGTACGCCGTGGCTTGAAGATTGAAGCATTGATCCAATTTATACTGGAGCAG GGTGCCTCAAAAAATCTCAATCTTATGGAGTGGGATAAACTCTGGACAATCAACAAGAAGATAGTTGATCCTGTGTGTGGAAGGCATACTGCTGTGCTGAAAGACAAACGCGTGCTTTTGACCCTTACTAATGGTCCAGAGGAACCATTTGTTCGAATCTTACCAAGGCACAAGAAACACGAGGGTGCTGGAAAGAAGGCTACGACGTTTGCAAACAGAATTTGGCTAGAGTATGCTGATGCATCAGTCGTTAGCGTGGGCGAGGAAGTTACTTTGATGGACTGGGGAAATGCTATCATTAGAGAAATCAAGACAGATGATGGAACAGTTACTCAACTAGTTGGTGAACTCCATCTTGAAGGGTCAGTGAAGATGACAAAGCTGAAACTAACATGGCTATCAGATATTGAAGATCTTGTGTCTCTCTCTTTGGTAGATTTTGACTACCTAATTAATAAGAAGAAG CTGGAAGAAGATGAGGACTTCCTTGACAATCTCAACCCTTGCACTCGACGAGAAGCTTTAGCTCTTGGAGACCCGAACATGCGGAACGTGAAGAAAGGAGAAGTTATACAGCTCGAAAGGAAAGGCTATTACAGGTGTGATGTTCCATTTATCCGGTCGTCCAAACCAATTATGCTTTTTGCCATTCCAGATGGCCGACAGAAGTCCACGTCGATTGGAGCCTAG